The sequence below is a genomic window from Coffea arabica cultivar ET-39 chromosome 4c, Coffea Arabica ET-39 HiFi, whole genome shotgun sequence.
GACCATACTTCTAAGAAGGTGTTTAGTTTCACAAGAAACATCTTTCCTGTTAATACTggaaaaattgaacaaaagaaaCATGTTTCCCCCTTAGAACAAAAGACACAGAAGATAAACTTTTCCACTTGTACATACCTGCCAACCGGCTTCAATGGTATTAAGATCATTTCCAAAAGTGCCAGAAATGATCCAGACTTGGGACAAACTGAACTCATATGGGTCTGTGACGCGAGGTGTCCATACATTTATGCTGACCTTAGCTCCATAAAACTGATCTCCATTTACAAAAGCAACTGCATGCTACATTGCAAAGAAACAAGTATCATCACAATGACCAAATTCATGCTAGATAACCATGAATTTGTGCACTGTTATTCGACCCCTTTATGTTGATCTTTTGATGCTACAGTTAGACTAAAGCTGAGAGCAAAAGATCTATTAGGGGCTTTGGAATTCAGACTACAGACTGAAGCAACCATGGTATATTcactttttcaaaatgaaatttccGCAAATATAACTAAGGTCTTATACCATGCCACTCCAATTAGTAATTTTATTTGAAAGAGCACTAGCCCTTTGGTTGTAACTATACACAAAAGAGAAGAGGGCGGAATAGGACAGTTTACCTCAAGTCTAGCCATCTTTTCTCTTATGGATAGAACAGTCACATCTTCAGCTACATCTATCTGAATAAATGACATGTTTTATAAAAGCAACTAAGGCTTTTTAGTCCCCCCACTTCCCTATCCTTAGTAAATAGAATCTAATTCACTTAGGAAATAAAGGTTTCTTCTCTGTGTATTTTCCTGTGAATTATGCTACAAACTTCACATACTAACCTCATGATCACTGCTCATGGTGTCATGGCGTacatttctgatttttcttccaaatctTCTCAACGTGCTAGCTCTCAGGACATCTTTCTCGGTAGTTCTTCTAATTGGTATGGTCCCTTCTGGACAGGCTTCACCAGAATCAGTCCATAGTTGAAAGCTCTCTGTCAATGCATCAACGGAGTCATGGCCTTTAGGCCTCTCTGGCGGTTCCTGCATTTACTTGATCAATATTTTTCAGGGAATCACAAATGACAGAGATTTTATAcaaacacaaaattgaagagttATGCTTTGATCTGAACTTATAAGAGTACCAGTGGCTTCTGTCCTTTGAGCTGAGGGTGATCAAAAGCTGGTTGAAGATGAGATAGAACACAATCTATTACATCACCATCTGGGCTCTGCAGGAATTATAGAATAACATTAAATCAGTAGACTTAAACCTAACGAGACAtcaaaacttttcaaatttggtAAGAAACAGAACTACAAAAGTCAGAGAAGAATGCCTTAATTGTCTTGACTGCTGGCTTGTTGATCTTCTTCAGATAACTTCTAATCCTCCTCAACCTATGCAATTCTGAGCGCGGCCGGAAAGTTTGGTTGGATAAGAGAACGTTATGACTGGAATCTGATGCCTGGATAGTAGGCTTGGACGAGACAGGAGCAGTATTGAAGGAAACAAGAACTGACAAAACAACAAATGTGAAAATGATTGGAAGTTTTCTGTAAGATGTTGTAGTAGAAGAAGAAGCCATACTGCAGCTTCTTGTTGAATGTCCTTGTGTGGTTGTTTCTTCTGTTAATTTGGTTTGAGTTTGTATGCATTTGTGTGTCCTCTCTATAGTCTATGATCTAATTTACAAAACAGAAACATGGTTTATTCCAAAAGTTTGTCCATTGGCCACCAGCATTACATACCTatcaacaaacaaatgaacaattCAAATGTGTACAAACCAAAACATCCAACAGAAAAGTTAAACCGGTTCACTCCTCAACATTTGCTatacttctttttcctctctctcttcctcagtGAGATTCTAGTGTGTCTTGGTCTTGTGTTTCTGACACACACAACCTTCAGCCTGGGCTCGTTAAAATAGGCCCCTACCAGAGGAGGTTATTGACACAAGGGATTCTGGTCAAAAGGGCCTTATTTTAATAGAGTAACAGGCATTAGGGGTTGTTTACCTGATGATAGAACTAGAATTCAAGgcattatttgttttcctttttctccatCTTTTCAACTTTTTGCAGGGTTCAGATTATGGTTCTTTGCATGTTTATTTCCACTTTTTGCATGCTCGTCAATCCTGTATAATATACTAGTATAATTCATTagttaaaaaacaaaaactccACATTTCAAACTTTCAGATTCTTGTTTCTTATATTTTGTCCTGCAAGTTTTGGCGTATTAGTAAGACAAGTGGAGAATGTTTACCACTGTAGATCGGAACTCATTGACTGTTGATTCTTGAGTCTAAAATGAAGTGGAGTTTAATTGGACAACTACTTGATATAATGATGAATCTGTATGAAGGGTCGCTACATAATGATTGCAGTACCAATATAGGTAGAGTAAATGAAGGACTGTACAAAGCGGACATTTTTTGGTGGACCATATTTAAGACACATGATTTGCACAAACATGAAGATAATGATTACCATcagaaaaatgtaaaatataCACTAGAATAGAGACACATCATGATGATGCAAAAAATAAAGTATATCATTTTTTACTTGCTATTTTTGAGAATCATCATAACCTAAATCATAATCATGATTACCATGATTTAAGAATTTTGACCTTGAATAACTAAAAGTAAAAGATTCTCAGTAGCATTTCTACCAATGAACTTTTGTTTACTGTAAAGAAggttttgaatttgaaacctCTCATTTATGCCTGTCATATCATTTAACACATCCATATCATTTAATGcatcccttttcctcttttaacAATGAACTTGTGCGCTAGCAATATTGTAGCgttctttgtttgttttggTGGTAGTGAAGGCAATATTTGACTTTCTACTGCTAGtagaaattaataattttgtGCAGTAAACAaggtaaaaaatattttgatagGAGTTATATTTTGAAGGTTTAATAACTAAATGGCCCTTGCAATATGGAGTAAGTAGCAAATTGCCCTCTATAATTAGAAAACCTACAAATTATTCCCTGCAAAAAATAACCAAACACTTGGGTTATATTTTAGGTACAAAAAGACAATGATGCCTTCGGATATACAATGCTTTGATATTTTCATCCTAAGGAaatgatattattatatttttttaattaaaaaagtgCTTTATCTAGGGAAAATGACAATACAATTGTAGATATAAATAATTATAGACTTCCATTAATTATtt
It includes:
- the LOC113739884 gene encoding protein neprosin, with protein sequence MASSSTTTSYRKLPIIFTFVVLSVLVSFNTAPVSSKPTIQASDSSHNVLLSNQTFRPRSELHRLRRIRSYLKKINKPAVKTIKSPDGDVIDCVLSHLQPAFDHPQLKGQKPLEPPERPKGHDSVDALTESFQLWTDSGEACPEGTIPIRRTTEKDVLRASTLRRFGRKIRNVRHDTMSSDHEHAVAFVNGDQFYGAKVSINVWTPRVTDPYEFSLSQVWIISGTFGNDLNTIEAGWQVSPELYGDGNPRFFTYWTTDAYQATGCYNLLCSGFVQTNNRISIGAAISPRSSYSSRQFDIGVMIWKDPKHGHWWLEFGSGLLVGYWPSFLFSHLRSHASMVQFGGEIVNTRSTGYHTSTQMGSGHFADEGFGKASYFRNLQVVDWDNSLIPLSNLHLLADHPTCYDIKAGRNNVWGNYFYYGGPGRNSRCP